The window GGGTTTATAAGGTGAAAACCGCTAATCCAGACATCACTTGCAAGGTCAATCTGGAGGCCATAGCCGTTTGAGTCGATACTCGAACAGTTCTCAAGCACCAGGGACGGGGCTATTGACTGGGTTGGGGCGGCGTAAAACGATGCAGGCTGGACGATCCGATAGTCAGTCTTTCCAGCACCGACATTTCGATCGATGCAATTGTAGAGTTTACCGCCGTTCGTTGCGTAGAACCCATACCGACTGTTCCCCTCGGAGTAACAGTTGATGAAGGTGATATCACCACGGGGAGCGTAGAACCCGCACCCGAAGTAGTGGGTTGACATGTCGTCCTCCCGGTAGGGTTTCATCGGGTAGGCTTTTTGCCCGTTATTCTTGCTGATACAGTTCTCAAGGATGCAATCGCGTTTTTGGGGCTCCCATTCAAAGTGGAATCCGGACTCCAGGGTCCCCTCCGCAAGGCAGTTTGTTACGCGAAGACCCTCGATATCGTTTAACTCTGCAAAGTTGAATCCGGTCACCCAGGGGTTGAATTGCCCGAACTTGCCGCAGTTGATAGCCTCGCAGTTCTCGTAGCGGACGTTTCGGATCACCTTGTTCGTTGAGCCCCAGGCGTTGTGGAGGAACCCGTAGGTTCCGGTGTCTACAGCCCTGCAGTTGATGAACTCAACATCCTCAAGGGTCGGCGCATAGATATCTGGGTCGTGGAGCAGGAGGAAGACCGCCTGGGTGCTCGCATCAGCTGTCCCCTCGATACCAAGGATCTTTGCGTGGCTCGCGTAAATGGTGAGCACACCCAGCCAGGGTTCTTTCCCGGTTCCTGAATAACCGGTGCCCCGTATGTGGAAGTTACAGAGAGTGACTGATTCATTGGAGACGAGAAGCCGTCCATTTTTGGTAAACTCAAGGAACGTCGCATCAGGACCTTCCCCACGGAGCATGGAGTCCGCACGCGGGTAGATACTCCCGGCGCAATTAAACGTACCTTCGGTCAGGGCGACCGTGCCGCCCGACGATGGCAGACGCTCGAACGCCCTCTGGATATCGAGGTGATCATCGGTCCCATCACAGTGGATATCAGCCCGGGCCTTTGAGGCAGGGCTGCTATCTCTTGCCGCGACAACGACCGTCGGCCCGGGGACCTCCGGGGGCACCACCGGTGTTGTGGGGATCGGTGTGATCGGTGAGGGAGGGAGAGGGGGGGGTTTTGGGACCGGCGGAAAGAAGTGCATAAACAGCACAACAGCACCGATTACAGCCACCAGGAACGCGATGGCAATGAGAATGCGCTTCTCTTTGGCTCCCAGATGCAGTCTCGTTGGCATGGAACTATGACCTACCCATTACTCGTTCAGCGTCGTCAGGGCGCCATGGCCGTCTAATCGCGGGACCAAGAGAAGTCCCGGCGTCTTCTGCCTGACGTATACCCTATGATAGCCAAGTACCATTTAAGGTTTTAGAAAGGAAACAGGCAGAAGGGCAGCCACTTCAGTGGGGAGGAGCGGTCGCCCGGCACATCCTCACCAATAAAGGCGACTCGATAGCGATAGTGAGGAACAGCGGCATCTCTGGACCAGGAGGTATCCTTCACTATGGTCTGCGGCGCTTGCGGAACAGGAGCACCTGGAATAGTCTACGCATCTATTCGGTACTGTTCGCCGGTAACACCTCAAGCCTTGAGAGATCCACACCCAAAGCCCCATCGTCCTCAGCCAGAACAGGGTGTGCGGCATCAGAGACAATCCTCCCGGAGTATGTGACATTTCTATTGTTCGCTATGTACAGCAACGTCTCCAGTCCTCCTCCCGACGCGGAGAGATCGATAGTTGAGTTAGAGACACCCGCATCGATCGTTGAGTTCACCAGGAGGGTTCCGGAGGGGCATCCCAGGATCGACCCGATGCCGTCGACACCTGCCGGATTCGTCATGGTGAAGTTCCGGATAAGGGCATTCTCCGTACCGCAGACGAAGATACCCCAGCCACCGGAGTCAGCGCTCTTGCAGTGCTCCATGACAAGGGATGGGTTCTCGGAAATGGGCATCGACTGGAGGATACAGTACGATATGGGTGCTACAGGGAGGTCTGCAATCCGGGTGCGCCCGGTGCTGCTCTCGGTACAGTTGTAGAGGAGCATACCGTTTGGGTTGACGATAAAGTAACCGAACATACTGTTACCTTCGGCATGACAGTTTATCAGAGAGACCTGACCTCCAGGGAGGTAGAAGCCGGATCCAAAGATGCTCGGGTCGCCGATACGATACGTCTCGGGACAGGGCTTATTTCCGTTATTCCGACTTGAGCAGTTGATGAGGACACAGTCCCGCTTCACCGGGTCCCACTCAAAATGGAATCCGGACTCCAGACTTCCCTCAGCAGAACAGTTGCTCACCCAAAGACCTTCGATGTTGTTTAACTCTGCAAAGTCAAAGCCGGTCACCCAAGGATTAAACGCCCCGTTTCTACCGCAGTTGATTGCCTGGCAGCTTTCGTAACGGACATCGCGGATCGTCGTATTCTCCGTTCCCCAGGCGTTATGAAGGAACCCGTAGGTCTCGGGATCCACGGCCCTGCAGTTTACGAACTCGATATCCTCGAGAGGAGGAGCGTAGACATTCGGGTCGTGGAGCAGGAGGAAGACCGCCTGTATACTTGAGTCAGCCGTACCGGTGACATTATAGATACGAGCGTGACTTGCATAGATAGTAAGCACGCCAAGCCACTGGCTGAGATCAAGAGTCGTTTCTGTGCTCAGATTTTTATAGCCGGTCCCTTCGATGCGAAAACCATCCAAGGTAACACGCACCTGTGAGAGATTGAGCCTCCCGTTCTGGCTAAACAATATGATTGTGGCATCCGGTCCCTGGCCGGAAAGCGTCGTTCCTGCCGTCGGGGCAATGCTTCCTGAGCAGTTGAACGTGCCATCTGAAAGGACAACCTTACCGCCGTCCGGAAGGGCGGAAAGCGCCATCTGAATTTCCACCTGGTCATCGAAGCCGTCACAGGTGTAGTTGGCCTGCGCCTTTGATGCGGGGTTGCCGTCGCTTGCCGCAACATACAGTATTGTGGGTACGGCAACAGCACCCTGGACAAGCAGGAGACTGAGAGTTATACCGATAAGGAGGGAGATTGATCGGCATTTGCCAGCGGCGTGTATCCGGGCTGGTTCTGCCAGCCAGGCATGCAGATAGGTGATCATTGTGCTCCCTGGATAACGTATGGATTACCGGGCATAGCCACCGGGCTCCACCCAGTATAGCAATAGGGATATAAAAATCAATGGGCAGACAAATCGGCCATTACATCAACCACGAACCTGGTTTTCGCTCAGTTCTACAGAAATCTCCATTGGTCCCGTGTGCTCACCTGACGGCCGGGATCAGAATTATGTGAACACTTTGGAGGGTTCTTAATTCTACAGAATAGATGATCAACTACGAAGATCGATTCCACTGCAGGAGCAAAGATCGAGGACCGGAGAGACCGAATGGCAGGCCGATACAGGGCGCCGGTGGAATTGTATATATTGGAATACAATATTTATTAGAATATATGTCAGGAAAGAAGGAAGTCACCATCGGGATCACCGTCAACCTCGAGAATTATGAAAACCTCCGCCTCGAGGTCGAAGGAGATGTAGAGACTCACGAGGATGTGGACGACCTTATCGCGTTCCTTGACGGGATACTTGCCCGGCTCGGGCGTGGCGATCCGGCAACCGCCGAACGGGTGGATGCATACCGCAGGCGTGTCCTGGTAGCAAAACCCGCAGAGCAGACGAAAGCGGCCGCAGAGGTAGAACCTGCCATCCCGACAGCACCGACGATGGTGAAGGGTGAGCCGGCGCAACAGCAAAAGGAGAGTTCCTGTCCCCCGGTGGAGGTCATTGAGACGGCTATTCCGCCGGCCCCGGAGCAGCCGCAACCTGCGAATATTCCAAAACCGCCCGAAACCTCAGAGGAGAAGGCCCCGATTGCTCAAAAACCAGAGCCCGACCAGAAACAAGCTCCAGAAAAACCGGAGCAAACGGAAGGTAAGCCGGCAGCTGCACCGGCAGGTGACGTCTGCGAATTATGCGGGGCAGAAGTGACGAAATCCCAGGCAAAGCTCTCCCAACTTTTCATGAGCAAGACGCTCTGCAAGAAATGCATGGAACAGCCCTAAACCCATTTTTGATTGCGCAATGAGGATATCACAACCTGGAGGTTATAAATACTACAATATCCGAGGATTGTATGATGAAGAGGAACCTGCTCATGTGGGATGAGACGCTCTTTCGGGACCCCGAAGTCTTCGAGATCGATTACGTCCCTGAGCAGTTTAACCATCGCGATGCTCAAATGCAGGAGCTCGCCTTCCAGATACGGCCGGGCCTGCGGGGCGTCCGACCTCAGAACACCATCTGCCGGGGCCTCCCGGGAACCGGGAAGACGACAAGCGTAAAGAAGATCTTTGCCGAGATCGAAGAGGCGACAAAGAAACTGGTCCCGGTCTACATCAACTGCCAGATCGACAACACCAAGTTTGCCATCTTCTCTCAGATCTACCGACGGATAACCGGCCACCTGCCTCCAGCATCCGGCACATCCTTCAAACAGGTCTTTGACGCCATAGCCCGACACCTTCAGCGGGAGGAGCAGGTGCTCCTTGTAGCGCTCGATGATGCAAACTATCTCCTCTATGAAAACGAGATCAACCAGGTTCTTTATCCCCTGCTCCGCTCTCATGAGACCTATCCGGGGGTTCGGATCGGTGTTATCGCCATCGTCAGCGATATGTCCGTCAGCCTGCAGAGCGAGGTGGATGCCCGGGTGGCGTCGGTCTTCCGTCCCACCGAGATATACTTCCCCCCCTACTCGGAGGGGGAGATCCGTGCCATCCTCGAAGAGCGGGTCATACAGGGGCTCTACCCGAATGTTCTCCGGCGCGAGATGCTGGACCTCGTGGTTGAGCAGACCATGAAGAGCGGCGACCTCCGGGTCGGCATCGACCTTTTGAAGCGGGCGACCCTGAACGCCGAGAAAGCGGCCCGTCGCTCAATCGAGCGGGAGGATATCTGCAAGGCGTATGAGGTCTCGCGGTACCTGCATCTGGCCTACTCGATCCGGGCGCTTAAAGCGGAAGAGAAGAAGGTGCTCGGCAGAATTGCCGAGATGTCGATCCGTGATCAGGAGATGAACGCCGGTGATGTCTACCGTTTCGTCAAAGAGAAAGTTGGCGTCAGTTACACCAAATACTACGAGATGGTCAGGAAATTCGACGCAATGCGCCTCTTAAACCTCCATTATCGCCAGGGTCGGGGGCGGACCCGGTTGATCAGCCTCCGCTATGATCCCAAGCGTGTGCTGGAGCAACTGGGATTGGAGCAGACAGCAGCGTCATAAGCCTTTCATAACCCACCTTCGACTGCCTCGGAGGCGGGTGATATATCCCGCTATCCGCAACCGATTGATAACCCTTATCTGTTCTGCCACCGCTTGTACTCTGATGAGGTTTTCCACATGCTCAGCGTGAATGAACTGGCACTGGATATTTTTGAGGAACTCTTCGAATATGCCGAGGAATTCCATGCCGTCCCCCATGAGCTCGACAACGGCGCACGCATTATAGACTGCGGCGTCAGTACTCCCGGCGGATACCGGGCCGGAAAGCAATTCACCGAGATCTGTTTGGGTGGACTCGGTGATGTTAACATCACAATGGGCCGGATCAAAGACGTCCCAATCCCGTTCATCGAGGTCAGCACAGACTTTCCGGCCATTGCATGCCTTGGCGCCCAGAAGGCGGGCTGGACGATCAACGTCAACAAGTACTTTGCCATGGGCAGCGGCCCTGCACGGGCGCTCTCGCTCAAGCCCAAGCATACCTACGAGGTCATCGACTACGAAGACGAGTTCGACTACGCGGTCATCTGTCTTGAGAGCGACCACCTCCCGAACGCCGGTGTGATGGAGAAGATCGCCGAGGCATGCAATGTGGATGTGGCAAACACCTGCGCGGTCGTCGCCCCCACGGCATCGATTGTCGGCTCGGTTCAGGTCGCCGGGCGCTGCGTCGAGACAGCAGTCTACAAGTTAAACGAACTCGGCTTCGACACGAAGAAGATCACCGCCGGTATCGGCCACGCCCCGATTGCCCCCGTCAAGAAGGACGGCACGAAGGCGATGGGGAGCACCAACGACGCAACGATCTACCATGGCAGCATCATGCTGACGATGAACGCCCCAGAGATCAAGGACTACCTTGAGAAGATCCCAAGCAACAAATCCAAGGGGTACGGAAAACCGTTCTACGATATCTTCAAGGAAGCCAACTTTGATTTCTACCAGATCGACACCTCGCTCTTCTCTCCGGCCGAGGTCGTCATCAACGAGCTCTCCGAGGGTGTTGTCTACCACGTGGGAGCCGTCAATCCCGAAGTGACGCTGAAGTCCTTCGGATTCATCTAACCATTTTTTTGACGCGGGAGATCTCATCCCGCCCAAGATAGCACCTGCTTCAGAGTTATCCATACCCCCTGAACACCGCGAAAGCGCGATGAAACCCCTGACAGGGCAACAACGTTTATCCCTTACGATGCGAAACACTATAGAGCATCCACGGGCTTGTGGTCTAGCTGGTCATGACGTCGCCCTTACACGGCGAAGATCCCCGGTTCGAATCCGGGCAGGCCCATTCCAGTATGGCCCTGCAGCGGCAGGGTCATCTCGATCGTTTTTGATCCACCATGCGGTCTTCAGGGAAGTGTGACAGCCCCTAGCCCGGGGTGTAGGTCACAATCTATGCCATGGTCAAGTCGACCGAGGTCATGGTTGCCACCGATTGAGAAAATCCCACCTTTTTCCACGCAAGGCGGCAACACATAAATAGACCGGCAGCCGCTATGCCCATACCCCGGGACGTTGAGGTGCCGGAGCCATGATGCGAGAGGTCTCATCTCTTCTGATCGCGGTCATCATCTGTATCATACTCACCGGTGCCGTCATCGTCTACATTACCCTCCAAGACGGGGGCGCACCTCCCTCTCCAGGGCTGACCGGCCCGTCTCCGACCCCAACATCAGGGATACCGGTCGCGACAGAGGCATCGGAACCAACAACGGCCCCCCGTACATTCTCCATCAGCGTGACGCCCACAACCGTCACAGCCCGGCCCGGAGATCCGGTCAACTTCACGCTCACGGTGCACCCCGAGAACGGCTTCGCCGCACCCGTCAGGATTGAGGTCTCTGCTACGGCTCTCGACGGCGCGTACCGCGATACCAGGGACCTCGGCACGGTCTCCCCATCCTACCCGCCGGTCACATATATGGTCATAACCCCTGATCTCCCGCCTTTCGTCTCCACAACGACAGTGGACGCCACGGTGAGAGCAACCGGGGAGGGGATCGTCCAGACCAAGCAGGTGCAACTGATTATCCGCAGATAGGGTAGGTATGATACCGACCAACACGGCTCATCCAGGCACTGCGTGGAGCTTTCAAACCATACCTTTCGCACTCATAGCCCCACACTCCAGAGGCTTTTTGAGAGAGTCCCAAATTGCCCACGAATCCCTGGAGATGGTCCGAAACAAAGACCATTTCTGAGCGGTCCATACGGTCAGCAGAGAGGTTAGGAGAGTTGGCTGCCGGTATGGAGTGAGGAGAGGATCTCAAAAATTTAGAGAGATTATCGCAAACCCCACAATTTCCACTGGAGATTTAGACGCAGACACTGGAGCGGCCCGGAGGGGTTGGCACACCGCATCCAACCGCCAGCGCCGGATACCATTGAGCTCGCGTCTCCATCAAGACCGATCGCCACCATCCGATGTCGGGAGAGATATCGCAGGCAACCTGGGTGATGTCCGGGTAGAAACCGAATGAGCATGCCCAAGGCCTACAGGAGATCGCGCTTTCAGTGCCTGATAGAGGATTACGGGGCGAAAAGAGGCTTAGCAGGAGAGGAGTTACCCATCCTCTCCCACGACGTCGAACCAGACCGGGTCAGGGCAGTCCGGCCGGCCGCCATAGTTGATGGTGATCTCCTCGTCTTTCTCTATGGTCCGATGTGCATAGATGCGGATCTCCCCCCGGGGAACGTCGCAGATATGATCTGCATTTGCATGGTAGGAGTGATTGTAGAGAGACCCATAACCCAGCGCCACGGCGGCAAGTTCCGGGTCTTTCCCCCAGGCAAAGTAGTAGTCAAAGAGGCGCGTTTGGTCAAGGAGTTTCTGATCATCTGCTCCACCAAGCACGATCACCGGGCAGACCTCGATCAGCTCACCGGCATCAATCCTCCTGCGGGCGAAGACGCCCCGTCCACGACCGCTCGACGAGCTGATATACACGGAATCGGAAGGGTAGATAGCCCAGCCCATCTCTGCAACATTATCCGTCATGGTATCGCTGTAACTGCGTACGAAGTACAGTGGTGGGTTTTGTTTGTGTAAAAGGGATGCGCAAGGCTCAGCCAGGCGGATTGAGATCCCGGCAAAATCGCCCAGGGATCAAGAACACCAACCGCCTGCGCGGAAAGTAGGTCCCGCACCAACCCGGGAGCAGGGCCATTAAGCGAAAGAGTGTTGTACTTGCACGACCCCACAGCGTATCAGGAGGCAGAGAGAATCGGCGACATCATCGTAGCGCAGGACCTCGAGAAGCGGTTTGAAGACCTTGTTGCGGTCGACCGTATCTCCTTTCGTGTCAGGGAGGGAGAAGTCTTTGGGTTTCTCGGCCCCAACGGGGCAGGAAAGACGACGACCATGAAGATGATCCAGTGCATCTCCCCTAAGACCGGCGGAACGCTCGAGGTCTTTGGCATGGACGTGGATACTCACCAGCAGGAGATCAAGAGCCGCCTCGGCGTGGTGCCTCAGGAGACCAACCTCGATCCGGATTTCTCAACCTACCAGAATTTGCTGGTCTATGCACGCTATTTTGGTATCCCCAAGCATGAGGCGGAGCGGCGAGCCGAAGAACTCCTTGCGTTTATGCAACTGGAGGAGAAACGGGATGTCCTGATCGAGAAACTCTCCGGCGGGATGAAACGCCGGCTGATCATCGCCCGAGCACTCATCAACGAACCAAGACTGCTCATACTCGATGAGCCCACCATCGGGCTCGACCCGCAGGCACGGCACCTGATCTGGGAGAAACTCCGGAACCTGCAGGCGAAAGGTAACACCCTCGTCCTCACCACACATTACCTTGACGAAGCAGAACGCCTCTGCGACCGGCTTGTGATCATGGATCACGGGAAGATCCTCGTTGAGGGGGCGCCGGCGGACCTCATCCGGGAACATGCCGGAAGCGACGTCGTCGAGGTCAAGCGGGTGGAGACGGCAGTCGCTCGCCTGGACGAGCTCGGCGTGGACTACGACCTTGCCGGGGATGTGGTCCAGGTCTTCACGGATAACCCC of the Methanoculleus thermophilus genome contains:
- a CDS encoding ORC1-type DNA replication protein; the protein is MKRNLLMWDETLFRDPEVFEIDYVPEQFNHRDAQMQELAFQIRPGLRGVRPQNTICRGLPGTGKTTSVKKIFAEIEEATKKLVPVYINCQIDNTKFAIFSQIYRRITGHLPPASGTSFKQVFDAIARHLQREEQVLLVALDDANYLLYENEINQVLYPLLRSHETYPGVRIGVIAIVSDMSVSLQSEVDARVASVFRPTEIYFPPYSEGEIRAILEERVIQGLYPNVLRREMLDLVVEQTMKSGDLRVGIDLLKRATLNAEKAARRSIEREDICKAYEVSRYLHLAYSIRALKAEEKKVLGRIAEMSIRDQEMNAGDVYRFVKEKVGVSYTKYYEMVRKFDAMRLLNLHYRQGRGRTRLISLRYDPKRVLEQLGLEQTAAS
- the mch gene encoding methenyltetrahydromethanopterin cyclohydrolase: MLSVNELALDIFEELFEYAEEFHAVPHELDNGARIIDCGVSTPGGYRAGKQFTEICLGGLGDVNITMGRIKDVPIPFIEVSTDFPAIACLGAQKAGWTINVNKYFAMGSGPARALSLKPKHTYEVIDYEDEFDYAVICLESDHLPNAGVMEKIAEACNVDVANTCAVVAPTASIVGSVQVAGRCVETAVYKLNELGFDTKKITAGIGHAPIAPVKKDGTKAMGSTNDATIYHGSIMLTMNAPEIKDYLEKIPSNKSKGYGKPFYDIFKEANFDFYQIDTSLFSPAEVVINELSEGVVYHVGAVNPEVTLKSFGFI
- a CDS encoding SET domain-containing protein; this encodes MTDNVAEMGWAIYPSDSVYISSSSGRGRGVFARRRIDAGELIEVCPVIVLGGADDQKLLDQTRLFDYYFAWGKDPELAAVALGYGSLYNHSYHANADHICDVPRGEIRIYAHRTIEKDEEITINYGGRPDCPDPVWFDVVGEDG
- a CDS encoding ABC transporter ATP-binding protein; translated protein: MGDIIVAQDLEKRFEDLVAVDRISFRVREGEVFGFLGPNGAGKTTTMKMIQCISPKTGGTLEVFGMDVDTHQQEIKSRLGVVPQETNLDPDFSTYQNLLVYARYFGIPKHEAERRAEELLAFMQLEEKRDVLIEKLSGGMKRRLIIARALINEPRLLILDEPTIGLDPQARHLIWEKLRNLQAKGNTLVLTTHYLDEAERLCDRLVIMDHGKILVEGAPADLIREHAGSDVVEVKRVETAVARLDELGVDYDLAGDVVQVFTDNPHEIARDLLEVCRHKAAVTVRPATLEDVFLRLTGRSLRE